The following proteins are co-located in the Pseudomonas synxantha genome:
- a CDS encoding antibiotic biosynthesis monooxygenase, whose amino-acid sequence MQVSEKNRSFAQLIEFHIEPRQQSALVAALTTQSERLAESHGGFLSASVQVSDDGRRVLNYLQWQSREAGEAAFKCFEQGDADFWTLIRAHQATAVTFGSFQVLRSFERSQDDALHCRLNG is encoded by the coding sequence ATGCAGGTATCAGAGAAAAATCGCAGCTTCGCTCAATTGATCGAGTTTCATATCGAGCCCCGTCAGCAATCCGCCCTGGTGGCAGCCTTGACCACCCAGAGCGAGCGCCTGGCCGAAAGCCATGGCGGCTTTTTGAGTGCCAGCGTACAAGTCAGCGATGATGGTCGGCGGGTGCTCAATTACCTGCAATGGCAATCCCGCGAGGCCGGTGAGGCGGCCTTCAAGTGCTTTGAGCAGGGCGATGCGGATTTCTGGACGCTGATCCGCGCTCACCAGGCCACGGCCGTGACCTTCGGTTCGTTCCAGGTGCTGCGCAGTTTTGAGCGCAGCCAGGATGACGCGTTGCACTGCAGGCTAAATGGATAG
- the soxR gene encoding redox-sensitive transcriptional activator SoxR gives MLNKELSVGQLAARSGVAVTALHFYESKGLIKSNRNAGNQRRYPRDVLRRVVLIKIAQRLGIPLATIGEALQALPDGRTPNARDWERMSALWREDLDERINKLMLLRDKLNGCIGCGCLSMEACPLRNQDDQLGERGPGAQLLEPTLDSDL, from the coding sequence ATGCTCAACAAGGAACTCAGCGTCGGTCAGCTGGCGGCCCGCAGCGGCGTGGCGGTCACTGCCCTGCACTTCTACGAATCCAAAGGGTTGATCAAGAGCAATCGCAATGCCGGCAACCAACGGCGTTATCCACGGGACGTACTGCGGCGGGTGGTGCTGATCAAGATCGCCCAGCGCTTGGGCATTCCACTGGCGACCATTGGCGAAGCATTGCAGGCGCTGCCCGATGGGCGCACACCGAACGCTCGCGACTGGGAGCGAATGTCGGCGTTATGGCGTGAAGACCTGGATGAGCGCATCAACAAACTGATGCTGCTGCGGGACAAGCTTAATGGCTGTATCGGTTGTGGATGCCTGTCGATGGAGGCGTGCCCGTTGCGCAACCAGGACGATCAGTTGGGTGAGCGCGGCCCCGGTGCCCAGCTGTTGGAACCCACCCTTGATTCCGACCTGTAG
- a CDS encoding VOC family protein: MSVKPIPDGYHGITPYMGINEAAKAIEFYQKAFDATVFMRLDMPDGRVGHAELRIGEAVIMLGTPCDETALRNPDTHPSVGLHLYVNDVDAQFKQAIEAGAIEVSAPQDQFYGDRSASVKDPFGHLWFLATHKEDLTEEQIRQRAMEMFKP; this comes from the coding sequence ATGAGCGTTAAACCTATTCCCGACGGTTATCACGGCATTACCCCCTATATGGGGATCAACGAGGCCGCAAAGGCGATCGAGTTCTATCAGAAGGCCTTCGACGCCACAGTGTTCATGCGCCTGGACATGCCCGACGGCAGGGTCGGCCACGCCGAGCTGCGGATTGGCGAAGCGGTGATCATGCTGGGCACGCCGTGCGATGAAACGGCCCTGCGCAACCCGGATACACACCCCAGTGTCGGTTTGCACTTGTATGTCAACGATGTGGATGCACAGTTCAAACAAGCCATTGAGGCCGGCGCCATCGAAGTGTCTGCGCCACAGGACCAGTTCTATGGCGACCGCTCCGCGAGTGTGAAAGATCCGTTCGGGCACCTGTGGTTCCTGGCTACACACAAGGAAGACCTGACCGAGGAGCAAATCCGCCAGCGTGCCATGGAGATGTTCAAACCGTAG
- a CDS encoding alpha/beta fold hydrolase produces MFAGFEKHQCHVNGVDISYRKGGTGSGLLLLHGHPQTHVIWHKVAGQLAEHFSVVAADLRGYGDSSKPPAEEHHTHYSKRQMARDGVELMQALGFETFSVLAHDRGARVAHRLALDHPKVVKRMVLLDIAPTLAMYAQTDEAFARAYWHWFFLIRPAPLPEALIEANPELYLRSVMGSRSAGLKPFTDEAFAEYLRCLTLPGTATGICEDYRAAASIDLEHDQADIDAGHHLNLPLLVIWGADGTVGRCFDPLGEWQKVATNVRGKAVPAGHYIAEEAPELLLSEALPFLCAAK; encoded by the coding sequence ATGTTTGCCGGCTTCGAGAAACACCAGTGCCACGTCAACGGCGTCGACATCAGCTACCGCAAAGGCGGTACAGGCTCCGGCCTGCTTCTGCTCCACGGGCACCCGCAAACCCATGTCATCTGGCATAAAGTCGCAGGGCAATTGGCCGAACACTTCAGCGTGGTGGCTGCCGACCTGCGCGGTTATGGCGACAGCAGCAAGCCACCGGCCGAGGAACATCACACCCATTATTCGAAACGGCAAATGGCCAGGGACGGTGTCGAACTGATGCAGGCCCTGGGCTTCGAAACGTTCTCGGTGCTGGCCCACGACCGTGGCGCCCGCGTCGCCCATCGCCTGGCCCTGGACCACCCCAAGGTTGTAAAGCGCATGGTGCTGCTGGATATCGCGCCAACCCTGGCGATGTACGCCCAGACCGATGAAGCCTTCGCCCGCGCCTACTGGCACTGGTTCTTCCTGATCCGCCCGGCGCCGTTGCCGGAAGCCCTGATCGAAGCTAACCCCGAGTTGTACCTGCGCAGCGTCATGGGCAGCCGCAGCGCCGGGCTCAAGCCATTCACCGACGAAGCCTTCGCCGAGTACCTGCGCTGCCTGACATTGCCCGGCACCGCCACCGGTATCTGCGAGGACTATCGCGCCGCCGCGAGCATCGACCTGGAACATGACCAGGCTGACATCGACGCCGGCCATCATCTGAATCTACCTCTATTGGTGATATGGGGCGCCGACGGCACCGTCGGCCGCTGTTTCGACCCGCTCGGAGAATGGCAGAAAGTCGCCACCAACGTACGTGGCAAGGCGGTGCCGGCCGGGCACTACATAGCAGAAGAGGCGCCGGAGTTATTGCTGAGTGAAGCCCTGCCCTTCCTTTGCGCAGCCAAATAA
- a CDS encoding LysR substrate-binding domain-containing protein produces MTNKKATVPLPEDLRVFLTVIRKAGFAAAADELGLSPAYVSKRIQILETTLATRLLHRTSRRIALTEDGERVQRWAVRILEDFQQLSDELSDAHDSPRGHLHLCSSFGFGRNHVAPALSLLAERYPGLDIRLDLFDRVVDIVSEGFDLEIRVGDDIPGQHIGRRLVSNRRVLCAAPSYLQRRGTPRQLSDLEHHDCLVIKERDNAFGIWNLERDGTAHSVRVRGPLSSNNGEIVLQWALDGRGLLLRSMWDVKPLLEQGQLVQVLHDYTQSANVWAVYPTRLAYSGKLRACVEFLQEHFKGLSI; encoded by the coding sequence ATGACGAACAAAAAAGCCACCGTGCCCCTGCCCGAAGACCTGCGGGTATTCCTCACCGTCATCCGCAAAGCCGGCTTTGCCGCAGCCGCCGACGAACTGGGCTTGTCCCCAGCCTATGTCAGCAAGCGTATCCAGATCCTCGAAACCACACTGGCCACGCGCCTGCTGCACCGCACCAGCCGACGCATCGCCCTGACCGAAGACGGCGAACGGGTGCAGCGTTGGGCCGTGCGCATCCTCGAAGACTTTCAGCAACTCTCGGATGAACTGTCCGACGCCCATGACAGCCCCCGTGGGCACCTGCACTTGTGCAGCAGCTTCGGCTTCGGTCGCAATCATGTGGCCCCGGCCCTGTCATTGCTGGCAGAAAGATACCCAGGACTGGACATCCGCCTGGACCTGTTCGACCGCGTGGTGGATATCGTCAGCGAAGGCTTCGACCTGGAGATTCGGGTGGGCGATGACATCCCCGGCCAGCACATCGGCCGACGCCTGGTGAGCAATCGTCGAGTGCTGTGCGCCGCACCGTCCTACTTGCAACGTCGGGGCACGCCGCGGCAACTGAGCGACCTGGAGCATCATGACTGCCTGGTGATCAAGGAGCGCGATAATGCCTTCGGCATCTGGAACCTGGAGCGCGATGGCACAGCGCACAGCGTGCGCGTTCGCGGGCCGCTGTCATCCAACAACGGCGAGATCGTGTTGCAGTGGGCACTGGATGGGCGAGGCCTGCTGCTGCGCTCGATGTGGGATGTGAAACCGCTGCTGGAGCAAGGCCAACTGGTGCAGGTGCTGCACGACTACACCCAGAGCGCCAACGTATGGGCGGTGTACCCGACACGCCTGGCCTACTCCGGCAAACTGAGGGCTTGTGTGGAGTTTCTACAGGAGCACTTCAAGGGTTTGTCGATCTGA
- the leuD gene encoding 3-isopropylmalate dehydratase small subunit, translating into MSLQPFTLVTGKAAPMLAANIDTDVIMPKQFLKGIDRNGLDRGLFFDLRFLPSGAPNSEFVLNQPAWQGASFMVVGPNFGCGSSREHAVWGLKQMGIRALIGSSFAGIFQDNCQRNGLLLITLEQNVLHRLAQTISQADQAQISIDLEAQQIRLADGQLIPFQIDTLRKTALLLGLDAIGSTLQRSEQIKAFERQHLATKPWLD; encoded by the coding sequence ATGAGCCTGCAACCCTTCACCCTGGTCACTGGCAAAGCCGCACCGATGCTGGCGGCCAATATCGATACCGATGTGATCATGCCCAAGCAGTTTCTCAAGGGCATCGATCGCAATGGCCTGGACCGTGGGCTGTTTTTTGACCTGCGTTTTTTGCCGTCCGGTGCGCCAAATTCCGAGTTCGTGCTCAATCAACCGGCCTGGCAAGGCGCGAGCTTTATGGTGGTGGGGCCGAACTTCGGCTGTGGCTCCAGCCGCGAGCATGCGGTGTGGGGCCTGAAGCAAATGGGCATTCGTGCTTTGATCGGCAGCAGCTTCGCCGGAATTTTCCAAGACAACTGCCAGCGTAACGGGCTGTTATTGATCACTCTGGAACAGAACGTGTTACACCGGCTTGCCCAAACCATCAGTCAAGCGGATCAGGCGCAGATCAGTATTGACCTTGAGGCCCAGCAGATTCGTCTGGCGGATGGCCAGTTGATCCCGTTCCAGATCGACACCTTGCGCAAGACGGCACTGTTACTCGGCCTGGATGCAATCGGCAGCACCTTGCAGCGCAGCGAGCAGATCAAGGCATTTGAGCGCCAGCACCTGGCGACGAAGCCCTGGCTCGATTGA
- the leuC gene encoding 3-isopropylmalate dehydratase large subunit — MTARTLYDKHIDSHTVCALDDQGHVLLYIDRQVINEYTSPQAFSGLREAGRTVWRPGTALAVVDHVNPTTPTRVATMPDAGAARQVAYLAENCRDFGVELLDVLDKRQGIEHVIAPEQGFILPGMVIAAGDSHTTTYGALGAFGFGIGTSEIEHLLASQTLVYKRLKTLLVNVDGELAPGLTSKDVIMALISQIGASGATGYAIEFRGTTLDALSIEARMTICNMAVEAGARGAFMAPDDKVFAYLKDKPRAPRGALWEQALRQWRTLRSDEGAVFDREVQLNAATLEPMVTWGTSPDQAASIGARVPDPQHVSDLILRQGMRRALDYMGLEPGMPLSDIVISHAFIGSCTNARIEDLRDAARVVRGKQVADHVRAMIVPGSTQVRDQAEAEGLAAIFIDAGFEWRQSGCSMCLAMNDDVLAPGDRCASSTNRNFEGRQGAGARTHLMSPAMVAAAAITGRLTDIRDLGERP; from the coding sequence ATGACTGCCAGAACCCTCTACGACAAACACATCGATTCCCATACGGTGTGCGCCCTGGATGACCAGGGCCATGTTTTGCTTTATATCGACCGCCAGGTGATCAACGAATACACCAGCCCCCAGGCGTTCAGCGGCTTGCGCGAGGCCGGGCGCACGGTGTGGCGCCCCGGCACGGCGCTGGCGGTGGTCGACCATGTGAACCCCACCACTCCCACGCGGGTCGCGACCATGCCGGATGCCGGCGCGGCGCGACAGGTGGCCTACCTTGCGGAAAACTGCCGGGATTTCGGCGTCGAACTGCTGGATGTCCTCGACAAGCGTCAAGGCATCGAACACGTGATCGCGCCGGAGCAGGGGTTTATCCTGCCCGGTATGGTGATTGCCGCCGGAGATAGCCACACCACCACCTACGGCGCCCTCGGCGCATTCGGCTTTGGCATCGGCACCTCGGAAATCGAGCATCTGCTGGCCTCCCAGACCCTGGTCTACAAACGCTTGAAAACCCTGCTAGTGAACGTCGATGGCGAGCTGGCGCCGGGCCTGACTTCCAAGGACGTGATCATGGCGCTGATCAGCCAGATCGGTGCATCCGGTGCCACCGGCTACGCCATCGAGTTCCGTGGCACCACCCTCGATGCGCTGAGCATCGAAGCGCGCATGACCATCTGCAATATGGCCGTGGAGGCCGGCGCCCGTGGCGCGTTCATGGCGCCGGATGACAAGGTGTTCGCCTACCTCAAGGACAAGCCTCGCGCACCCCGGGGGGCGCTGTGGGAACAAGCCCTGCGTCAATGGCGCACGCTGCGCAGTGACGAGGGCGCGGTGTTTGACCGCGAAGTCCAACTGAATGCCGCCACCCTGGAACCCATGGTCACCTGGGGCACCAGCCCCGACCAGGCCGCGTCCATTGGCGCCCGTGTGCCCGACCCGCAGCACGTCAGCGATCTGATACTGCGCCAGGGCATGCGTCGCGCCCTCGATTACATGGGCCTGGAACCCGGCATGCCGCTGAGCGATATCGTCATCAGCCATGCGTTTATCGGTTCCTGCACCAACGCGCGCATCGAAGACCTGCGCGACGCCGCCCGCGTGGTGCGCGGCAAACAGGTGGCCGATCATGTACGCGCGATGATCGTACCGGGCTCCACGCAAGTCAGGGACCAGGCCGAAGCCGAAGGGCTGGCCGCGATCTTTATCGACGCTGGTTTCGAATGGCGTCAGTCGGGCTGCTCGATGTGCCTGGCGATGAACGACGACGTATTGGCCCCCGGCGACCGCTGTGCCTCCAGCACCAACCGCAATTTCGAAGGCCGCCAGGGTGCGGGGGCCCGCACTCACTTGATGAGCCCGGCGATGGTCGCCGCTGCCGCCATCACCGGCCGGCTCACCGATATCCGTGACCTTGGAGAGCGCCCATGA